One window from the genome of Strix aluco isolate bStrAlu1 chromosome 28, bStrAlu1.hap1, whole genome shotgun sequence encodes:
- the PLPBP gene encoding pyridoxal phosphate homeostasis protein — MWRAGMAAADGLGPALRAVTEQVQQAAARRPQGLPAVQPRLVAVSKTKPAEMVIDAYSHGQRSFGENYVQELLEKASDSRILSSCPEIKWHFIGHLQKNNVNKLIAVPNLFMLETVDSVKLADRVNSSWQKKGASQKLKVMVQVNTSGEDSKHGLPPRDTTAAVEHVLNKCPSLEFVGLMTIGSVGHDLSKGPNPDFQMLLSLRQEVCEKLSLPVEKVELSMGMSTDFQHAIEVGSTNVRIGSTIFGERDYSNKAGGGKAPAETKGKTETLTVQGH, encoded by the exons atGTGGAGAGCGGGCATGGCCGCCGCGGACGGGCTGGGCCCGGCTCTGCGGGCCGTCACCGAGCAGGTGCAGCAGGCGGCGGCGCGGAGGCCGCAG GGGCTCCCGGCCGTGCAGCCGCGGCTGGTGGCCGTCAGCAAGACGAAGCCGGCAGAGATGGTGATCGATGCCTACAGCCATGGGCAGCGCAGCTTCGGGGAGAACTAC GTTCAAGAGTTGCTAGAAAAGGCATCAGATTCCAGA ATTCTGTCCTCTTGTCCGGAGATTAAGTGGCATTTTATTGGCCATCTGCAGAAAAATAACGTCAACAAGTTGATCG ctgtccctAACCTGTTCATGTTGGAAACGGTGGATTCTGTGAAACTGGCTGACAGAGTCAACAGCTCATGGCAGAAAAAAGGGGCATCTCAGAAGCTGAAGGTCATGGTGCAAGTTAACACAAGTGGAGAAGACA GTAAGCACGGCCTTCCTCCCAGAGACACCACGGCGGCTGTGGAGCACGTCCTCAACAAGTGTCCAAGCCTGGAGTTTGTGGGGCTGATGACGATCGGCAGCGTTGGGCACGACCTCAGTAAGGGGCCAAATCCTGACTTCCAG ATGCTGCTGTCTTTGCGGCAGGAAGTGTGTGAAAAGCTCAGTCTCCCCGTTGAGAAGGTGGAGCTGAGCATGGGCATGTCCACGGACTTCCAGCACGCA ATAGAGGTTGGATCCACAAACGTCAGGATTGGAAGCACTATTTTTGGAGAGCGGGATTATTCCAACAAAGCAGGCGGTGGCAAGGCCCCTGCTGAAACGAAAGGCAAAACGGAGACCTTGACAGTGCAGGGTCATTag
- the LOC141916068 gene encoding uncharacterized protein LOC141916068 — MDQSILQPRRVPSGAPGSSGEGRSPAWSVRAPARRLAVVPRLRRAPGAGSRVGTRRSPVPAPRATEEPPPQAHRAAPTPPGLCSAINTLPFSPSPFASLFFTPSSIFFFPLPPPTSPLPPALPPALSPPTPGAQLLRVTAASNQKGSKAAKSSPGPRARARRKRVMEGRQEATLGMRFLSRTNSSWRGKEIYSFLQINTPCCGSGRRKEGILLGAHSQAVSTRRAVVRQRWQLVSRFSSSSLPGRSRPPAGTGTVAPGAPPWPAAPPADPQPLGSATGPQSPGDWHHPVSKKMTINSVPTSPPFFFFFFFSTE, encoded by the coding sequence ATGGACcagagcatcctccagccccGCCGGGTCCCGAGCGGAGCCCCGGGCAGCAGCGGTGAGGGCCGGAGCCCTGCGTGGTCCGTACGGGCCCCGGCGCGACGCCTCGCTGTAGTGCCCCGGCTGCGACGGGCCCCAGGCGCTGGGTCCAGGGTGGGGACACGCAGGTCCCCTGTTCCGGCACCCCGTGCCACGGAGGAACCCCCTCCCCAAGCTCACAGAGCTGCTCCGACCCCTCCCGGCCTCTGCTCCGCCATTAACACTCTTCCCTTCTCGCCTTCCCCGTTTGCTTCACTGTTTTTCACACCAAgttcaatatttttcttcccgctcccccctcccacgtcccctctgcctcctgcgctgcccccagccctctccccccccaccccgggggctCAGCTCCTCCGAGTCACTGCAGCTTCAAATCAAAAGGGATCAAAAGCAGCAAAGTCGTCCCCGGGCCCCCGCGCCAGGGCGCGGAGGAAGAGGGTCATGGAAGGACGACAAGAGGCGACTCTGGGAATGCGGTTTCTCTCTAGGACCAATAGTTCCTGGAGGGGAAAAGAAATTTACTCCTTTCTCCAAATAAATACGCCTTGCTGCGGCAGTGGGCGTCGGAAGGAGGGGATACTCCTCGGCGCACACTCCCAAGCTGTTTCCACACGACGCGCTGTTGTTCGGCAGCGTTGGCAGCTCGTCAGCCGCTtctccagctcctccctgcccggGCGCTCACGGcccccagcagggacagggaccgTGGCCCCAGGGGCTCCTCCGTGGCCAGCGGCACCCCCCgcagacccccagcccctggggtcAGCCACAGGACCCCAGAGCCCCGGAGACTGGCATCATCCTGTCAGTAAAAAAATGACAATCAACAGTGTACCCacatctcctcctttctttttttttttttttttttccactgagtgA